GGGTGCGGCAGGCTGTGCCGGACGGCCGTCCGCTGCTTGTCCACGTCAACACCACCTCGACCGGCGGCGGGGTGGCCGAGCTGCTCCACCGGCTGATCCCGGCACAGCGCGACGGCGGCCTCGCGGTCGGGTGGGCTGTCGTCTCCGGCACGCCGGAGTTCTTCGCCCTGACCAAGACGATCCACCACCTGCTGCACGGCAAGGGCAACCCCGCCCCGCTGCACGGCGCGGACGCCGGAGTGCTGTACCGCTCGGTGCTGCAGCCGCAGGGACACTGGCTCGCCGCGCAGCTTCGAGAGGGTGACACCGTCGCCCTGCACGACCCGCAGACGCTCGGCCTGGCCCCCATGCTGGCCGCGCGCGGGATCCGCGTCGCGTGGCACTGCCACATCGGAACGACCGACGGGTCAGCCACCACGCCGGAGCACGTATGGCGTTTTCTCGCGCCCGAGTTCGACGACGTGGATGTCGTGCTGGCCACGCGGCCCGAGTTCGGCCCGCCCGGCTTCACCCGGACGAGGTACGTCGTGCCCCCGGCGATCGACCCGGACTCGCCGAAGAACCAGCCGCTCACCACCGCCGAGGTCGACGCGCTGCTCACCGCGATCGGGCTGTTCGGGACGGCGGCCGGCGGCGACTCGTCCGCCACGATCGACCAGGTCGGGCCGGTGCCCCCGGACGCGCCGATGGTCCTGCAGGTGTCGCGGTGGGACCCGCTCAAGGACATGGCCGGAGTGCTGCGCTGCCTGCCCGGGATACCGCAGGACGCCCACCTGGTCCTGGCCGGACCGGATCCGCACGAGGTGACCGACGATCCGGAGGGAGTCGCGATCCTGGAGGAGGTCCGCGCCGCGTACCGCGATCTGCCCGAAAGCGAACGGCGGCGCACGCACCTGGTGACCCTGTCGATGCGCGATCCCCACCGGAACGCCCTGCTGATCAACGCCCTGCAGCGGCGCGCCGACGTGGTGCTGCAGAAGAGCCTTGAGGAGGGCTTCGGCCTGACCGTCACCGAAGCCATGCACAAGTCCCGTCCCATCGTGGCGTCGGCGGTCGGCGGCCTGGCCCTGCAGGTCGTCGACGGCAAGACCGGTTTGCTCGTCGACCCGACCGACTACACCGGCGTGGCCGGCGCCATCCGCCGCCTGCTCGAGGATCCCGAGCTGAGCCGCCGGCTCGGCTCGCAGGCGGCGGCCGAGGCGGCGCGCCTCTTCCACCTCTCACGACTCGTGGCGGACTACCGCCGGGTGGTCGACCAGCCGCACACCGGAAAGGAACCCGCCGCGGCCAGCGGCGTGCGGGGAGACGTCACGGTGTAGGACGCACGACGAGATTGCCGGCGGGCGACGTCGACGCAGGGCTTGCACGCCCTGGTCGGTGAGGGGTCGCCCGCCGGAGCCCCGCACCACGCGGTGCCCACGGCTGCGCGCGAGCGGTGAAGGCTACGCGTCGCAGGTCTGGGTGAAGGCCAGGTCGGGAGCATGGTTGTCCCATTCCTCCCGGGTGAGTCCGTGACCGACGATGCCGCAGGCGTATCCGAGCGGGTCAGTGACCATTGTGGTCAGTGCCCGCAGGTCCCACATGGCGTACGAGATTTCGGGGTTGTCGGCGCCGGACCTGCTGGACGTGGCCACGAGCAGGCCGCTGTCGGCGCTGACGGTGATCTGGTCGATCTCGGCCGAGGCGCCGATGAGGGTCGCGACGCGGATCGGCTCGCTCGGGTGTGTCAGGTCCCACATCGCGACCCGGTGGCCGTCCCCGGTGAAGATCAGTCGGCCGTCCGCACTGTAGGTGGCGACGCTGCCCGCACCGAGGGGACCCACGGGGTGGACGAGGTCAGGTTGATGAGCGTCAGCCTGCGGTCGGCGATGATCTTGCTTCGGGCGTCGGCCGCCAGTTGTTCGCCTCCGCGGGGAGCCGTCAGCTGGCGTTCGCGCCGGGCGGTGCTGGCGCCGTCGATCCGCCAGACGGAGACGGTCGTGGGTTTGCTCTCCTCGTCGCTGTCGGAAGCGGTGGGGGATCAGTGATCATCGCGACCGTGCCGTCGGGGCTCAGGGTGCGCGCGGTCCCGTCCGCGGTGAAGATCTGCCGGGGGTGGTGGCGGTCGTCGAGGTTCCACACGGTGGTCCGCTGTTGAGCCTCGGACCAGGCCATGGCCACCCGTCCGTCGCGGCTGAGGGCGACCGTATCAGCGTCGGGGAGGGTGGCCAGCTGCTCGGGATCGGCGGGGTCGCCGAGGTCCCAGAGGACAGCTCCGCTGGTCTCGCCGCCTATGACGGCGGCAAGCGGGGCGGCTTCGGCCAGCTGGACCGCTCGCGCGTTCGGGAATCGGGCCAGCTCCGCGCCGGAGGACAGGTCGCGGAGCAGGAAGTCGTCGCCGGCGCTGATCAGCGCGGTGCGGCCGCCAGCGGTGAGCTGCTGCACGGTTTCGCCGCTGCCGGTCTGGAAGCTGCTCTCGCTCGGGGAGCCGGCGGGGCGCTCGGGCATCGTGACGAGACGGCCGGGGACGGCGTCGCCGTGCACGAGGACGGTGCCGCCGTCGTCGCCGAGGGTCAGGCGGGACAAGGGTGACAGGACGCGGTGTGGGTCTGGTCGCAGCGGGTCGACGGTGCTCCAGATCCGCGCGGATCCGTCGAGCGCGGCGGTGAGCATGGTCCTGTCGTCGCCGACGAGGATCTCCGACACGGGACCGCTGTGACCCTCCAATGTGGCCACCCGCCGCGGGTAGGCGGAGGTGATGTCCCAGACGCTCGCGCCCGTGTCGTCGCGGCCCGCCAGGGTCACCGTCGTGCCCTCCGTGTTGAACGACGAGGTCCACACGGCGCCCTGCATGCCGGTGAGCGTGGCGTAGAAGGTGGGGTAGATGGGATCGCTCACGTTCCACAGCTCGGCTCGGCCGCTGCCCGTGCCCACGACGGCGAGGTCGCGGGATCGGCTGAAGCCGACGGTCCAGATCGGCTCGGACCCGCTGCCGATCCGCGAGCGCAGGGACGGCGTGTAACCGGGGTAACGGATGTCCCACAGCAGGGCCTGGCCGTTGTCGGAGCCGGTCAGCAGCGTCTCGCCGTCGGGGCTGAAGGCGACCGACCACACTGGAGCTGGCTGCTGCGGCAGCTCGGTCTCGATGCGCGGGTTCGCGGGGTCTGTCACGTCCCAGATCGCGACCTGGCGCGGATCGTTTCCCCAACTGATGACGACCTTGTCACCGTCGGGGCTGTAGGCGACGGCCCACACCCGCGGCCAGCCTGCCTCCCGCAAGCCGGGGGTGGTGAGCACCGACAGCGCCTGCGGGTTCGCCGGATCCTTCAGGTCCCACATGACGTTGCCCTCGATCAGGTACCGGCCGTCCGGGCTGAA
This genomic stretch from Phytohabitans houttuyneae harbors:
- a CDS encoding glycosyltransferase, which produces MTDVPNPRWVRQAVPDGRPLLVHVNTTSTGGGVAELLHRLIPAQRDGGLAVGWAVVSGTPEFFALTKTIHHLLHGKGNPAPLHGADAGVLYRSVLQPQGHWLAAQLREGDTVALHDPQTLGLAPMLAARGIRVAWHCHIGTTDGSATTPEHVWRFLAPEFDDVDVVLATRPEFGPPGFTRTRYVVPPAIDPDSPKNQPLTTAEVDALLTAIGLFGTAAGGDSSATIDQVGPVPPDAPMVLQVSRWDPLKDMAGVLRCLPGIPQDAHLVLAGPDPHEVTDDPEGVAILEEVRAAYRDLPESERRRTHLVTLSMRDPHRNALLINALQRRADVVLQKSLEEGFGLTVTEAMHKSRPIVASAVGGLALQVVDGKTGLLVDPTDYTGVAGAIRRLLEDPELSRRLGSQAAAEAARLFHLSRLVADYRRVVDQPHTGKEPAAASGVRGDVTV